From a region of the Drosophila ananassae strain 14024-0371.13 chromosome XL, ASM1763931v2, whole genome shotgun sequence genome:
- the LOC6503044 gene encoding uncharacterized protein LOC6503044: MERELLARVYHQRVALFRFRDLFHLRDSRIPRVPRWLWILLLVELLSVLAGAADSDSDTEMAAVNDSVRFSNLPERCQYLVAEVQVFERKCRGSFPLVAFTKYRDTFIKAGEPFALYMPSTLDHVLVLMKKSSLQECRRFEVVDVGKFICLDHDHNETIVLDKTNIYCFPFHIQLPDDLMQDCVREQKTSHIHLEDVLRARRGIIHYTFGGSGADTCQTVLPWLSIMTLITIVAWQPQLLLPVLQSLPVLLLLVLLRFLLLASR; this comes from the coding sequence ATGGAGCGTGAGCTGTTGGCTAGGGTATACCACCAGAGAGTAGCACTGTTCCGGTTCAGGGATCTGTTCCATCTACGCGATTCCCGGATACCCCGAGTGCCTCGGTGGCTGTGGATTCTATTGTTGGTCGAGCTATTGAGTGTCCTAGCTGGTGCAGCTGATTCAGACTCAGATACGGAAATGGCGGCGGTGAACGACAGTGTCCGGTTTTCTAACTTACCGGAACGTTGCCAATATCTAGTGGCCGAAGTTCAGGTATTTGAGCGCAAATGCCGTGGCAGCTTTCCATTGGTGGCCTTTACAAAGTATCGGGACACATTCATTAAGGCTGGCGAACCGTTTGCCCTCTATATGCCGTCGACACTCGACCATGTCCTTGTGCTGATGAAGAAGTCCTCGCTACAGGAGTGCCGTCGCTTCGAGGTCGTGGACGTAGGCAAGTTCATTTGCCTCGATCACGATCACAACGAGACGATAGTCCTGGATAAGACAAACATCTATTGCTTCCCCTTTCACATCCAACTGCCGGATGATCTGATGCAGGATTGTGTCCGTGAGCAGAAAACCAGCCACATCCACCTGGAGGATGTCCTTCGGGCGAGGCGTGGCATCATCCACTATACATTCGGTGGCAGTGGAGCCGATACCTGCCAGACAGTGCTGCCATGGCTCAGTATCATGACCCTAATTACAATCGTTGCGTGGCAGCCCCAACTGCTGCTCCCAGTGCTCCAGTCCCTGCCAGTACTCCTGCTCCTGGTCCTGCTTCGGTTTCTCCTGCTAGCAAGTCGTTAG